Within Salvia splendens isolate huo1 chromosome 21, SspV2, whole genome shotgun sequence, the genomic segment tgcacttctgcaagggcgtgagtccgggtttgccagctaCATCCTCCCagatcctaaaatacaggtatcttctctctaaagcacccacgatgtgcagaaacagcggacgatgcatcctaaagcgtcgccggaataaggcttccccaaaacgcggttgcggagcgaagtagtctgcatacaaccgaatatgtgcagcaatgtggtcacgggggtactgtagttcgacgatggatcggccgaggtaccgcagcctgctgccgccgctgcgtCCTCTGctgtagcagcctatctatcgcaTCTTCCACAACGACCTCCAattcattctcgctatcactgtcactagacattctagatatacttgaaattagagatgtagagagagaaacttgttaacacaagtggtgcgaatgaaataaaattcaacgagccgtatatatagagttttaaaaaattaaaaaaaatttaaaaatcggacgtccgacccggacgtccgacccacgccacaatggcggatgtccgcccgcccgtcgcgccgacgtccgaggacacccgacgtcctcacgggacgtccgtatccgacctcccctgccacaatggcggacgtcctggtcgcccgtcgcgcacgtccgaccggacgtccgccattggagatgctctaagagcatctagTTCTTGGACAGGCAAAagtccagccatagcccagccacaaactcatCTGCCACATCAACAGCACTAAATTCCTATTGCCACATTAGCAGGACAatcaactggacaagcaatagctcagtcatagctcagccacatcatcagcactaaaaataaataattaaacaatcacacaaaatacgaaattaaatttacgatacacgggaaaattcaataataatattaaaatttcaaaaagtacactaattaaaaaaagtcaaataaaaaaattacattacttaaaaaaaactcctaatccacgcacgagccccccgccaccgccgccgcctcactcctcgccgtcgtcgtcgtcgttgccgctatccgggacccccaaatctgcagCATCTGAGCCTGCGTCAGAGccccccacctgtgccgcgccgggattcaaatcctctcgcatactcacgagcacggcgtgaaaaaaactcttctcctcggggtcagttgcatTCTTCCATTGATCTATGATCTTgatcatctgagcccgcgtttgttgacgttCCAAGAAGATGAGGCCGGCTGTCGAGCTGCCAACAGGGGGATGCCgattggacctcctgggacctctGGCGATCGCGTTGCGCCTGCCTTTGACCAatcgggcgagtgcggcgagtaaacgcaGGAGGGGACGGGGTCTCCTGAGCATCTTCAGGGAGGTCGTGGTAACTGCCGCCGgcgtaatcaccggtatagttcatgCGCTGTTTCTTCGGCCAGCCTGCATCGACACCTGCctgaaacttctcggagtccattagcacctcgtagcagttctagtaggtgaagtccttgtaaagACAGGGCTGAGGGAACTGTTTCTCTGCCagcctcctgcagtcctcgtcagtttggccgcTGGACTAcattcggagggcgttggtgtacaagcccgaaaatcggaaGATTCCAGCccggattcggtcccaccccttccggcactcctccccgctgcgtggcctcccctcaggacaaaatgccttgtaggctgctgctatgtTAGCCCACAAGTTAaggatcctctgattgttcgagacGAGGGGGTCATTGCAAACACtgacccacgccttggacagcgcgacgttctccgcgtctgtccacttcctccgtacctccggttgcgacgactcgccgaccaccttcttccccttcttcttcttgggcgcgccccgaccccgccccacGGGAGTGTCCGGTGCCCCGAGATCTattcccaactcctctaaggagaaggtctcaatCCCCTGGAAGTGCGtctccgctggggtcgatgtgtgcgaagaagcagtacCAAAATCAAAGTTGGTGCGATAGACGTCAGagccccccggcgtcccctgcatccccccccggcgtcccatgcatccccgggtaccccggcgtcatctgcatcccgggtgcccaccccggcatcatcggcATCCCGGGTtacatccccggtaccccctgcatcgcaggaccccccggcatcccctgccatcccggcataccacccccagatgccatcccgggcatcatctgctgccaagggtacatgttgttgtAGTACCCCGccatctgactccatccacctcccacggggaccgtgggagtttgagacccgctcgtccctgaagttggctcgttgttgagatccatttctcgttgttgctcttatacagaaattaagatagagaaagtactcgttaaaacaagtggtgcgaatgcaAATGACCTGCAAATTgcgtatatatagagttccgaaaattaaaaaaaatcaaaaatccgctcgccgatcgggaggctgcaatagaGGCGAGCGGATCAGCGAGCGCTAGCCGAAATTCtcaccgatttggcgctcgccggctgcaatagttcggcaaGCCGGTCGCTCGCCTATTATTAGAGATGCTCTAATTAATGTAGTAtacttacattatttattatatgtTTAAGTCATTTTGTTTTTGGTAGGATTTTGATTCAAAGTTGATTATTTTAAAACTTGATCTGTTTGAAAGATAGAATTACTCATCCATAAAATTactcattttatattttagataaataaaataggaatgcAACCCACCAATAAAACAGAAAATTCAACATAAAAGAGAAAAcatcaaaattacaaatccAATCTCTCAGCCTAAAGCAAAACCCAATAGAGGGCTAGTTTGGAGTCCAAGTCCCAATTCACACAACATGACATTATATACTAGTATGCACAAAGTTGTAGTCATTTACTATTACCAATTCACCATTTGGAAACAGTAAGGAACAAATCAGATGATATGTCTCAACACACAATTAAACCCAAATTGAATGCATTTTTGCAGTTGGTATGTACACAACAACATGACTCCCTCAAAACTCACTGGTCCATGACTTGTAGTAGTGCAGCATCTCTTTTCTCCACATCTGCATATAATAGTAGGAGTAATACATAGCTTTAGTTCCTGTTTAGCATTCTTGAAGAGTTTAGCAATACATATATCTTCAACAAGAGGGcctttcaaatttaaaaaaaaaaacaactcatCATAAAGCAAAATATAATGAGCTTGAATGAACAAGGTTGTACCGTACCTATATCATGTCTTCGATAGTATTCAAATGCAGGATACCAGTTCAAGGCAGCATCATGCCTTTGATAGTACACCTTATTAAACGCGGTTATGCATTTGGGGCAACATCTCCGGAGCGAGGCGTTTAGGAAAACAGGTAGCAGTTGTGGATCATCACCACATACCTTCAATATCTCTACTACAGGTCTAGGTAAACCATCTCCATCAGACGTACTATAATAATGCGAAGAGGAAAAGCCATATGCACAGATAGAGATATTCGGGATGAGCTCAACTGCCTCAAGATTTTGCTCAACGAAGAGCACCATGATGGAGTAAGCTTCCCACACGCTACACGTATATCTGAGTCCCATTCCCCATTACTACTACTTGTTCTGAACTCATCCAGCTCTGGCAAATGAAGGCCCACCACCTCAAATTTTTGAATATTTGGAACATCGAACCTCCCATTCGTAATCCTATTTTCATACACGTATATGCTTACGACCTCTCCAATGACGGGCTGCAGATTCTTAAGCCCATCCAGTCATAGTTAGAGTTGACGTCGTGAATCACCAATTCTTTCGGGCAAGGAAATTTAGGCCACAAGTCATGCCTATATGATACAATCCCAGCCGAGCTgcaacctcggcaagagccgagcatggtcccagCCGAGCTGCAACCTCGGCAtgagccgagcatggtcccagCCGAGCTGCAATCTCGGCATGAGCCGCGCATGGAGCAGGGGTCGACTCCGGCAGACGGACAGCCTCGGGAAGAGCCGGTCGAGGAGCAGAGTGTAGCAAGGGAGGAAGTATCCATTGCGAAGACAAGGCCGGCGAGGAACGTGAAGCCTCCGAGTCGATTCGGCGACTTTGTGGCCCGATAGCCTCTTtccatatttttgttattttcgatctttttatttatttattttttgcatattttattatttattttgacattgggtcgagcgtaattataagctccgtcgggttttcttgttggttctttcccgatgattaggattaggtcgaaccaaacctagggtccgtagattataaatagggctgtTATATCACAACGTATGAATAACAAAGAATATTTTTGCCCTAATCGCTGTTGCTTAATGATCAAGAAAACTCAGAAACGAGCTGCCCGACGAGAGGAACTCGCGCACAGCCGTTTTCGGGAGATTCCGCCGACCCTCGTGAAGGGCGCCGGACGTGGGAGAACGACGAAAGGCTTCGTCGGGTTCAGTTAAGGGAAGGGAGCCTTAACATCTGATCGCCCGCCGTCCTGTTGGGACCCCCCCCAACGGTTCACATCGCGCGAATCACCGTTCGATCGGCCCGAGAGGGTCAAGATGGCTGCACCACGATTCGATGGCTCGGACGCTACCAATTGGGTGTCCCGGGTCCagttttattttaatcatatgATGATGCCGGACGCACAACGCTTACACTACGCCGTAATGTTGTTCGACCCACCGGCGTCGGAATGGGTTTTTAACTATTGCGCGAACAATGAATTTGTCACGTGGCAGGAGTTCTTGGATGATGTGCGCCATCGTTTTGATAGACAAAGCTTTCAAGACTACTTCGGTCTAATTGCGAAGTTGACACAGACCGGAACGGTGCTCGAGTATCATGACACGTTTGAGAGATACCTTAACCGGATTCAGGGCGTTCCGGAGAAACAGCTCTTCACGTTGTTCGTGGCCGGTTTAAAACCGGCTATGCAGGAAAGGTTGCGCCTACATCGGCCGCCGTCCCTAGCCGCGGCGATGGCCTTAACCTTGGAACTGGCGGACTCGCACCCCGATCGACAACAGCCACAGATGACTGCTCGTCGCCCGTGGCAACCTCGGGATGGTCGCAATCCGACAGCCCCGAACCCCGCCCAATCTTCGGCCCAGACCCCCGTAGGTCTGCCTCAGCAGGCGGCTCAGGGCCGAGCTCCCATCCACCCTCGTCCCCCTCAAATCCGGGTGTCTCAGGCTGAAAAAGCAGAACGGGCAAGGCTGGGCCTCTGCTACTTCTGCCCGGATAAGTGGGTTGTGGGGCACGTCTGCAAGCAGCGACTACTCTGTTATGCCGATGATCCGATCGATGTGGAGGACGAGGATCTAGAGAACATCCCGACTGAGGACTTAGAGGATACAGAGGTAGCGCATGTCCACACGATGAATGGCGGCCGACGGTCGCGCCCCTTGAATGTGATGGGGACCATCCAGGACCGAGAAGTGAGTATTTTGATTGATACGGGGAGTGATCGGGATTTTCTCCACCCACAGATCGCAGAGGGATTGCACCTACCGATCGACCCTATTCGGCCGTTTAGGGTGATTGTGGGGAATGGCGAGGCACTGCTTTGCACGCACATCTCAAAGCAGACAAAAGTGGACATACAAGGAACCACATTCTTGGTGGATCTCCACATTTTGCCGGTGCATGGACCGGACGTGATattggggatggactggctcgAGTCCTTGGGACCAATCACTGCAGACTTCGCGGATAAGAAGCTTACTTTCTCTCAGGGGAATCGCCAGGTCGTGCTGAAGGGTATATTGCCCCCTCCCCGCCGCGTTAATCTCCATCTGATGGCTTCGTTGGTACCACCACGTCTGGGGCACGACGTCTTCGAACTGTTGTTACTAGACCCAGAAACCGTTCACGGCGGGGCCGCAACGAGTGAGGAGTTTCCGCCGGGCCTACCGtcgggtatagtggaggtattGACAAAATTCAGGACGGTTTTCAGCTTGCCGATGGGGATACCCCCCAAACGTCCTTTCGACCACCGAGTCCATCTGTTGCCGGGGACGCGACCCATCAACGTACGACCTTATCGCTATCCTTACTTTCAGAAGAATGAGATTGAGCGGCAGGTGAAAGACATGCTTGAACAGGGCATGATACAACGAAGCAACAGCCCGTTCTCGTCTCCAGTACTTCTTATCaggaagaaggatgggacgttCCGTTTTTGCATCGATTACCGGGCTTTGAATAGCGCCACAATCCCGGATCACTTTCCAATCCCAACGGCAGATGAACTCTTTGACGAGCTGGGCAAAGCTCGAGTTTTCACTAAATTGGATCTGCGTTCGGGATACCACCAAATCAGAATGCATGACACGGACATTTTCAAGACGGCGTTCCGCACCCATGATGGCCACTTTGAGTTTTTAGTCATGCCGTTCGGCCTCACAAATGCACCATCAACGTTTCAGGCAGCGATGAACGTGATTTTTCAACCAATGCTCCGGAAATTTGTTATCGTCTTCTTCGATGACATTTTAGTTTATAGCCCGTCGGAGGAGGCGCACGGGCAGCACCTGGCCGAGGTACTCACCGTGCTTAAGACGAACGACTTCTTCGTCAAACTATCAAAGTGCTCGTTTTGCAGCACCACGGTGGAATATCTAGGGCATCTAATCAGCGAAGGCCTTTTAAAGGCCGATCCAGGCAAGATTACCGCAATGACGGCGTGGCCTACACCCAAGTCGGTCAAGGAGCTTAGGGGATTTTTGGGGCTGACAGGGTACTACCGTCGCTTTATTGCGGGGTATGCAATGATTGCGGCTCCGTTGACCGAGCTACTCAAGAAGGATTCCTTCCGTTGGTCTCCGGAGGCGGAGGAGAGTTTTATGGACTTGAAGACGGCGATGACGTCGGCCCCGGTTCTACGTATACCCGACTTCGAACGCCAATTTTGTATAGAGACCGACGCATCGGATCTAGGCATCGGGGCAGTATTGTTGCAAGATGGCCATCCTATAGCCTACTTCAGCAAGAAATTGGGACCCCGACGTCGGGTGGCGTCGACGTATCACAAGGAATTGTACGCCATTGTAGAGGCAGTACAAAAATGGCGACAGTATCTCTTGGGCCGGGAATTCGTGATTAGAAGCGATCAAAAGAGCTTGAAGGAGTTGTTACAACAAATCGTTCAGACCCCGGATCAACAGCTTTATGTGAGGAAATTGATGGGGTACAAGTTCACGATCGAATACAAAAAGGGGTCGACCAACCGCGCAGCTGACGCGTTGTCACGCCGCGCAGAGACGACCGAGGGTGAGCCTCCGGGTGATGCAGCGGGGGCGGACTTCGACGATGAGCAGGCGGACGGAGTGCTACTAGCAGCAGCCGCCTGCCCGGTTCCCCATCTAATCGACCTATTGCGGCGCGAGACGGCCTCGTCTCCATTAATGCGGGAATTGACCAAGAACATCAAGGAGGGGCGTGCCCAACCTCATCTATCGTACGTAGATGGGTTAGTCTACTACAAGAGGCGCATATTTGTAGGGTCCCGATCATCCGCTCGCACACCAATACTGACTGAATATCACTGTTCTCAGTCGGCGGGACACCCGGGCTTTGAACGAACGCTTCGGAGAGTGACGGCCGAG encodes:
- the LOC121784683 gene encoding uncharacterized protein LOC121784683: MGLRYTCSVWEAYSIMVLFVEQNLEAVELIPNISICAYGFSSSHYYSTSDGDGLPRPVVEILKVCGDDPQLLPVFLNASLRRCCPKCITAFNKVYYQRHDAALNWYPAFEYYRRHDIDVEKRDAALLQVMDQ